A genomic segment from Nitrospira sp. encodes:
- a CDS encoding Segregation and condensation protein A, whose product MDQTELPYQVKIENFEGPLDLLLHLIKKNEINIYDIPIALIAQQYLDYLSVMKDLNLAVAGEFLVMAATLLHIKSRMLLPVEEAAVDEEEGPDPREELVRRLLEYKQFKEAASQLDYKERLWRDVFSREPAPLTDLKQDESLLEEVSLFDLVDALQAVLARHPGKRLVEIIPDNLTVRTRMSAIIEALEERESMAFTALFEESSHRLVVIVTFLALLELIRIRVVRVFQSETFGTILVSRAFSAVTEGDGVEESEWKNL is encoded by the coding sequence ATGGACCAAACCGAACTGCCTTACCAAGTCAAGATCGAGAACTTCGAAGGGCCTCTCGATCTCCTCTTGCACCTCATCAAGAAGAACGAGATCAACATCTACGATATTCCGATTGCGCTGATCGCCCAGCAGTATTTGGATTATCTGTCGGTGATGAAGGACCTGAATCTGGCGGTGGCCGGCGAGTTTCTCGTGATGGCGGCGACGTTGTTGCACATCAAATCGCGTATGTTGTTGCCGGTTGAAGAGGCGGCCGTGGATGAGGAAGAGGGCCCCGATCCACGCGAAGAACTCGTCAGGCGGCTACTCGAATACAAGCAGTTCAAGGAGGCTGCCTCACAGTTGGATTATAAGGAGCGCCTGTGGCGGGATGTGTTTTCTCGCGAGCCCGCTCCGCTTACGGACCTCAAGCAGGACGAGAGTCTCCTCGAGGAGGTGTCTCTATTCGATTTGGTGGACGCATTGCAGGCAGTCTTGGCCCGTCATCCCGGAAAACGTCTCGTTGAAATCATTCCCGACAACTTAACGGTGCGCACTCGCATGAGTGCCATTATCGAGGCCCTGGAAGAGCGCGAGTCGATGGCCTTCACGGCGCTATTCGAGGAGTCCAGCCATCGGCTCGTCGTGATCGTGACCTTCCTGGCGTTGCTCGAGCTGATCCGCATCAGGGTCGTACGGGTATTCCAAAGTGAAACCTTCGGAACGATTCTGGTCTCGCGAGCCTTTTCAGCCGTCACGGAAGGGGATGGAGTGGAGGAGTCTGAATGGAAGAATCTATGA
- a CDS encoding Exopolyphosphatase has protein sequence MTVPPMASPRMLAGIDIGTLTCRLLIAELTPSGRLRELRSDRRILRLGQGVDRDRVLRVDAMQRVIDTLKEWRQVIDGHQVEASTVVATSAVRDAGNRAEFLELVRREAGFQIEIISGDEEARRTMLGIRSDLPPGVTDVLALDIGGGSTEFILDRLGRPPLVRSIDIGVVRLSERLLHHDPPTDEEVQQAREWVRSEAAAAVESMRLPNGFTFVGTAGTITSLAAMAQQLPAYEPARIHNYLLKLETITQLEQQLLTRSKAQREGLPGLERGREEVIAAGAIILRTVMETLGMSECLVSDLGLREGVLIDLAMRSR, from the coding sequence GTGACCGTCCCGCCGATGGCTTCTCCACGTATGCTCGCCGGCATCGATATCGGGACCTTGACCTGTCGATTACTTATTGCGGAACTCACCCCATCCGGACGATTGCGCGAACTGCGATCCGATCGGCGCATCCTTCGTTTGGGACAGGGAGTCGATCGAGATCGCGTGCTGCGAGTCGATGCCATGCAACGGGTTATCGATACGTTGAAGGAATGGCGTCAGGTGATCGACGGGCATCAGGTTGAGGCTTCGACCGTCGTGGCGACCAGCGCGGTGCGCGATGCCGGAAATCGCGCGGAGTTTTTGGAATTGGTGCGGCGCGAAGCAGGGTTTCAGATCGAGATTATTTCCGGGGACGAAGAAGCGCGTCGGACCATGCTCGGCATCCGTTCCGACCTCCCTCCAGGTGTGACCGACGTGTTGGCGTTGGATATCGGCGGTGGGAGCACGGAATTCATTCTGGATCGGCTTGGCCGACCGCCGCTGGTGCGATCGATCGACATCGGGGTCGTGCGGCTGAGCGAACGGCTGCTGCATCACGATCCGCCGACGGACGAAGAAGTTCAGCAGGCGCGTGAATGGGTACGGAGCGAGGCGGCAGCGGCTGTCGAGAGCATGCGGCTGCCGAACGGATTCACGTTTGTCGGCACCGCCGGAACGATCACGTCGCTGGCGGCAATGGCTCAGCAGTTACCGGCGTATGAGCCGGCGAGGATTCACAACTATCTCTTAAAGCTGGAGACGATCACACAGTTGGAGCAGCAGCTGCTCACCAGATCGAAGGCGCAACGAGAAGGCCTGCCGGGCCTGGAACGAGGCCGCGAAGAAGTCATCGCCGCCGGCGCGATTATTCTGCGCACCGTGATGGAGACGCTGGGGATGTCTGAATGTCTGGTCAGTGATTTGGGGTTACGAGAAGGAGTGCTGATCGATCTGGCGATGCGGTCACGGTGA
- a CDS encoding Antitoxin HigA, whose product MRKARLAPIHPGLYLKELLDELGLSQYRLAHDIGVPAMRISHVVRGTRPLTAELALRLGRYFGQSSRYWINLQSRYDLDMAEDAIGRQVAREVRRCKTVA is encoded by the coding sequence ATGCGTAAGGCTCGGCTGGCACCAATCCATCCCGGTCTCTATCTGAAGGAGCTGTTGGACGAGTTGGGACTATCCCAATATCGGTTGGCTCATGATATCGGCGTGCCTGCCATGCGCATCAGCCACGTCGTGCGTGGTACGCGGCCTCTCACCGCAGAACTTGCGTTACGGCTGGGGCGCTATTTTGGGCAGAGCTCGCGATACTGGATTAACCTGCAAAGCCGCTACGATCTCGACATGGCCGAGGATGCCATCGGACGACAGGTGGCCCGGGAGGTGCGCAGATGTAAAACAGTGGCGTGA
- a CDS encoding inosine-5'-monophosphate dehydrogenase, whose translation MLEKEIRVGLTYDDVVLVPAKSQVLPSEVDTSTHLSRNIPLNIPIVSAAMDTVTEARLAIAMAQEGGIGIVHRVLSPTDQAAEIDKVKKSESGMILDPITISPDQTIRDAHELMAKYRISGIPVTKVGKLVGILTNRDLRFETRMDLKVSQVMKRDKLITAPEGTSLEKAREILHEHRIEKLPVVNRRFELKGLITIKDIEKRIKYPNACKDTHGRLRVGAALGVGPETGDRVSLLVKAGVDLVVVDTAHGHSQAVLDTVKMVKKSHPQLEVVAGNIATAQAAKDLAKAGVDAVKVGVGPGSICTTRMVSGAGMPQLTAIADCAKVLSGSGIPVIADGGIKYSGDITKALAAGASAVMLGSLLAGTEEAPGETVLFQARTYKVYRGMGSIGAMERGGGDRYGQAGRPAPKLVPEGIEGRVPYKGPLAPHIYQLVGGVKSGMGYCGCKTIPDLQQNATFIRQTLAGLREGHVHDVIITKEAPNYRTDWE comes from the coding sequence ATGTTGGAGAAGGAGATTCGCGTCGGATTGACGTATGACGACGTCGTCTTGGTTCCGGCCAAATCGCAGGTCCTCCCGAGCGAGGTCGATACCAGTACGCACCTGTCTCGGAACATCCCTCTCAACATTCCCATCGTCAGCGCCGCCATGGATACCGTCACAGAAGCGCGATTGGCGATCGCCATGGCGCAAGAAGGCGGCATCGGCATCGTCCATCGAGTACTTTCTCCGACCGATCAAGCTGCTGAAATCGACAAGGTGAAAAAATCCGAGAGCGGGATGATTCTCGACCCCATCACGATCTCGCCGGATCAGACCATCCGCGACGCCCACGAGTTGATGGCCAAATACCGGATTTCCGGGATTCCTGTCACCAAGGTCGGAAAACTGGTCGGCATCCTGACGAATCGCGATCTGCGATTCGAGACCAGGATGGACCTGAAGGTTTCGCAAGTGATGAAGCGGGACAAGCTTATCACTGCGCCGGAAGGGACCAGTTTGGAAAAGGCGCGGGAGATTCTGCACGAGCACCGGATCGAGAAGTTGCCGGTGGTGAACAGGCGTTTCGAACTCAAGGGGCTGATCACGATCAAGGACATCGAGAAGCGGATCAAGTATCCCAACGCCTGCAAGGATACTCATGGCCGCTTGCGGGTCGGTGCGGCGTTAGGAGTCGGCCCTGAAACCGGCGACCGGGTTTCCTTGCTCGTCAAGGCTGGTGTGGATCTGGTCGTCGTGGATACGGCACATGGGCATTCGCAGGCCGTCCTGGATACGGTGAAGATGGTGAAAAAATCCCACCCGCAGTTGGAGGTTGTGGCAGGTAACATCGCGACGGCACAGGCGGCCAAGGATCTGGCGAAGGCCGGTGTGGACGCCGTTAAGGTGGGTGTGGGACCAGGGTCGATTTGTACGACCAGGATGGTGTCCGGCGCCGGCATGCCGCAACTGACGGCCATTGCGGATTGTGCGAAGGTCTTGTCCGGGTCCGGGATCCCGGTGATTGCAGACGGCGGCATCAAATATTCCGGCGATATCACAAAAGCCTTGGCGGCCGGTGCATCGGCGGTCATGCTGGGCAGTCTGCTGGCCGGGACCGAAGAAGCTCCGGGCGAAACCGTATTGTTCCAGGCCAGGACCTATAAGGTCTATCGCGGGATGGGGTCGATCGGGGCGATGGAACGGGGCGGCGGGGATCGGTATGGACAGGCCGGACGTCCCGCTCCGAAACTGGTGCCGGAAGGAATCGAAGGCCGGGTGCCGTACAAGGGGCCGCTGGCGCCGCACATCTACCAGTTGGTCGGAGGCGTGAAGTCCGGCATGGGCTATTGCGGGTGTAAAACCATTCCCGACCTGCAGCAAAACGCGACCTTCATTCGCCAGACCTTAGCCGGTCTTCGCGAAGGCCATGTGCACGACGTCATTATTACGAAGGAAGCTCCCAACTATCGGACGGATTGGGAGTGA
- a CDS encoding copper binding protein, plastocyanin/azurin family, with translation MSRCFLLVSLLAGILTAWPTSATPPTAQVIMDSGSPYYVPAAVTVTSGAAIRWENPTPTHHTVTHDGCFDEGGRCAFDSGAVEPGSTYTIPSLPPGRYPYQCRIHPIMRGIIIVTDSSLLPSQT, from the coding sequence ATGAGCCGATGTTTCCTTCTCGTGAGTCTTCTCGCGGGCATCCTGACGGCTTGGCCGACCTCCGCCACTCCGCCGACGGCCCAAGTCATCATGGACAGCGGTTCCCCCTATTACGTGCCCGCTGCCGTCACTGTGACTTCCGGTGCCGCCATCCGGTGGGAGAACCCCACCCCAACCCACCATACCGTCACCCACGATGGATGTTTTGATGAGGGCGGCCGATGCGCCTTCGATTCGGGCGCCGTCGAACCAGGCAGTACCTACACGATTCCCAGCCTGCCGCCCGGCCGGTATCCCTATCAATGCCGTATCCACCCCATCATGCGCGGCATCATTATCGTGACCGATTCCTCGCTGTTGCCCTCTCAAACGTAG
- a CDS encoding putative ATP-dependent protease: protein MPPLPFSTMPCRGLRNLCILFLCVSALHAGSRFAAAESVVEIPVLAAIQSNDQGVFEILLLRWDHLPAPAPMVLQWQGGNIRPGQGNLSSMAAAFAYALDHTPRIDHTGTVSAMGIAYVSTGSDGPSAGAVMTVGFAALLKGDRIQRGIAMTGTIAKDGTIGPVGGIPDKIRAAAREGYRTVLIPEGQQYDPRWNIDRLAIDLHVEVKAVGTIQEAYQLMTGGTLD from the coding sequence ATGCCGCCGCTGCCGTTCAGTACGATGCCCTGTAGAGGCCTGCGCAACCTGTGTATCCTCTTCCTTTGTGTCTCCGCACTGCATGCCGGTTCCCGATTCGCCGCCGCAGAGTCCGTCGTAGAAATCCCGGTACTGGCCGCCATCCAATCCAACGACCAGGGGGTCTTCGAGATCCTCTTGTTACGTTGGGACCACCTGCCGGCTCCTGCGCCGATGGTGCTGCAGTGGCAAGGCGGCAACATCCGGCCAGGACAGGGCAACCTCAGCTCCATGGCAGCGGCCTTCGCATACGCCCTCGACCACACACCGCGTATCGACCATACGGGTACCGTGAGCGCCATGGGCATCGCCTACGTCTCCACCGGAAGCGACGGTCCGAGCGCCGGGGCGGTGATGACGGTGGGATTTGCGGCACTCCTGAAGGGAGATCGAATCCAGCGGGGCATCGCCATGACCGGCACGATCGCCAAGGATGGTACCATCGGCCCGGTCGGAGGCATCCCGGACAAGATTCGCGCGGCGGCCAGAGAAGGCTATCGCACGGTCTTGATACCGGAAGGACAGCAGTATGATCCGCGCTGGAATATCGATCGGCTGGCGATAGATCTCCATGTCGAGGTAAAGGCGGTGGGCACAATTCAAGAAGCCTATCAGCTCATGACCGGCGGCACCCTGGACTAG
- a CDS encoding Segregation and condensation protein B — MEESMSLSVEGAVEEVAEAQESAEEPSAPSSISEAEVGVGEPSTTAASPSDQPLSDLRALKGILEALLFVTADPIPVTRFLALLGAVTKHEVEQALTSLSHDYEQEGRGLQLAEVAGGYRIVTKAEFAPWLKRLEKVKAPSKLSRSALESLAIIAYKQPIVRAEVEQIRGVETSGVIRTLLERKLVRIVGRKEEPGRPIMYGTTKFFLEHFGLRDLSQLPPLREFKELGESEQAMLPIDESVEVGGASSPQSIETPAEPVFEETVEATTFIETNGAAEEPCDDDVLEGEAERELAVADVVNES, encoded by the coding sequence ATGGAAGAATCTATGAGTCTCAGCGTTGAGGGCGCAGTCGAAGAGGTCGCCGAGGCGCAGGAGTCGGCTGAAGAGCCCTCCGCTCCGTCTTCTATTTCCGAGGCAGAGGTCGGGGTCGGTGAGCCCTCGACCACCGCGGCGTCGCCGTCCGACCAGCCCCTCTCCGACTTGCGAGCGTTAAAGGGAATCCTCGAAGCGTTGCTGTTCGTCACGGCCGATCCCATCCCGGTCACGCGGTTTTTGGCCCTGCTCGGGGCCGTCACGAAGCATGAAGTCGAACAGGCGCTGACCAGTCTCAGCCACGACTACGAACAGGAGGGACGCGGGCTGCAGTTGGCCGAGGTGGCCGGAGGCTACCGGATCGTCACCAAGGCCGAATTCGCACCGTGGCTCAAGCGGCTGGAGAAGGTGAAGGCTCCGTCGAAGCTCTCGCGCTCCGCCTTGGAATCGTTGGCCATCATCGCCTATAAGCAACCGATCGTGCGCGCGGAGGTCGAGCAGATTCGGGGGGTCGAAACGTCGGGCGTCATCCGGACCTTGCTGGAACGAAAACTGGTGCGCATCGTGGGCAGAAAGGAAGAACCGGGGCGTCCGATCATGTATGGGACCACGAAATTCTTTCTCGAGCATTTCGGTCTCCGCGACCTGTCTCAACTGCCGCCGCTTCGTGAGTTCAAGGAACTGGGGGAGTCCGAGCAGGCGATGTTGCCGATCGACGAATCCGTCGAGGTCGGAGGTGCTTCATCACCTCAATCGATCGAGACTCCCGCCGAGCCTGTCTTCGAAGAAACGGTCGAAGCCACTACCTTCATCGAAACGAACGGTGCAGCCGAAGAGCCATGCGACGACGATGTCCTGGAGGGTGAAGCTGAACGCGAACTCGCGGTCGCCGACGTGGTCAACGAATCCTAA
- a CDS encoding Toxin HigB produces the protein MIKSFRDSNAERIFTRQFVRKFPREIQQRVFMKLNAIDAATALGDLRLPHSNRLESLKGDRKGQYSIRINDQWRICFLWQDGHAEQVEIVDYH, from the coding sequence GTGATTAAGTCGTTTCGTGACTCGAATGCCGAACGGATCTTTACGCGTCAGTTCGTTCGTAAGTTTCCCCGGGAAATCCAACAGCGGGTGTTTATGAAATTAAACGCGATCGACGCAGCAACGGCGCTGGGGGATCTCAGGCTGCCGCACTCCAATAGGTTGGAATCTTTGAAGGGAGATCGAAAAGGTCAGTACAGTATTCGGATCAACGATCAATGGCGAATCTGTTTTCTGTGGCAAGACGGGCATGCAGAGCAAGTCGAGATTGTTGACTATCATTGA